A window from Pseudomonadota bacterium encodes these proteins:
- the pcnB gene encoding polynucleotide adenylyltransferase PcnB, with translation MLKGVEPKIIPRKEHRISRKHVSPNALYTLYRLHSRGFIAFLVGGCVRDLLLGRTPKDFDIGTNATPSQIKRLFRNCRLIGRRFRLAHLHFRDEIVEVSTFRRAAVPSDTLDMEEAGHKKSLPRHIKDEDGMVLVDNVFGTPEEDALRRDFTINALAYNIANFSVIDYSTGLSDLRQRLINPIGDPRVRFTEDPVRMLRAVRFAASHDFVIEPNAWESICEISSIISRVSPARLYEEIQKLFLLGSARPTFNLLEKAGLLAALFPNLGRWIYGNSHRMVLLEENLGYIDQLYRNGTPASPTLFLAALFGPGLEKAAFVRHCDGIPHHQALDEICAIFMEEISRTVSVPGRVGGRLRAILALQASLHRMPPRRPASIISRPEFGESLVYLRLIAEMRREDRIHLEWWETFLLAAPPVLSSEQPADEIPAEKRRKRRRKPRRPRRTVV, from the coding sequence ATGTTGAAGGGCGTGGAACCAAAAATCATTCCCCGGAAAGAGCATCGCATATCAAGAAAACATGTGAGCCCGAATGCTTTGTACACACTCTACCGGCTCCATTCGCGCGGTTTTATTGCTTTCCTGGTGGGCGGATGTGTCCGTGACTTGCTCCTGGGACGAACACCCAAGGACTTTGACATAGGTACAAATGCCACACCCAGCCAGATCAAAAGACTTTTTCGTAATTGTCGTCTCATAGGTCGCCGTTTCAGATTGGCACATCTTCATTTTCGGGATGAAATTGTGGAGGTATCTACATTCCGACGGGCTGCTGTTCCATCCGATACCCTGGATATGGAAGAGGCGGGCCATAAAAAAAGTCTTCCACGCCACATTAAGGATGAGGACGGCATGGTTCTTGTGGACAACGTTTTTGGGACGCCGGAGGAAGATGCTCTTCGCCGTGATTTTACCATCAACGCCCTCGCTTACAATATCGCAAATTTTTCAGTTATTGACTACAGCACCGGACTGAGCGACCTACGGCAACGGTTAATTAATCCCATCGGCGACCCTCGTGTCCGATTTACGGAAGACCCCGTGCGAATGCTCCGTGCAGTCCGGTTTGCAGCATCCCATGATTTTGTTATAGAACCCAATGCCTGGGAAAGTATCTGTGAGATCTCTTCCATTATTTCCCGTGTTTCTCCGGCAAGGCTTTATGAGGAGATACAGAAACTCTTCCTCCTTGGGTCTGCCCGACCAACCTTTAATCTCCTGGAGAAGGCCGGTCTTCTTGCAGCCCTTTTCCCCAATCTCGGTCGCTGGATTTATGGAAACAGCCATCGCATGGTGTTACTGGAAGAAAATCTCGGGTACATCGATCAACTATATCGGAATGGTACGCCTGCATCACCGACGCTCTTTCTTGCAGCCCTCTTTGGCCCTGGTTTGGAAAAAGCAGCCTTTGTACGCCACTGTGACGGCATTCCCCATCATCAGGCACTGGATGAAATATGCGCAATTTTCATGGAAGAAATCTCCAGAACCGTATCCGTTCCGGGACGGGTTGGCGGTCGACTGCGAGCTATTCTTGCTCTCCAGGCTTCTCTGCACAGAATGCCACCAAGACGCCCGGCCTCCATTATCAGCAGGCCTGAATTTGGAGAATCTCTGGTGTATCTCCGTCTTATAGCGGAGATGAGAAGGGAAGACCGAATACACCTGGAATGGTGGGAAACCTTCCTTTTAGCGGCCCCTCCTGTATTATCTTCGGAGCAGCCCGCAGATGAAATCCCTGCTGAAAAAAGAAGAAAGAGGCGGCGCAAACCTCGACGTCCCCGCCGGACCGTTGTCTGA